A single region of the Undibacterium piscinae genome encodes:
- a CDS encoding outer membrane lipoprotein-sorting protein, which produces MKTFTKHTFKAALLAGAVVSCAAFAEDVSALLKAADQFRLASENMQVETQITTFNRDGSKEKERRYMVFSQAKHQSLVLMQSPAEAGQKVLMLGDDFWMLLPGSQRPLRITPMQKLLGDASIGDIATMSWAQDYEGRLIAEEACEAQICLHLSLAASRKGSAYQRIELWLGKKRHEPIKAELYVQSDKLAKRASFIMDKAAVPTLVTEMVLLDQLSSHKETRVHYLSRKPRTVPEQWLNPMFLAKNPALE; this is translated from the coding sequence ATGAAAACTTTTACCAAACATACGTTTAAAGCCGCTTTGCTGGCGGGCGCCGTTGTTTCTTGCGCGGCGTTTGCCGAAGATGTCAGTGCCTTGCTGAAAGCGGCCGATCAGTTTCGCCTGGCGAGCGAAAACATGCAGGTCGAAACCCAGATCACGACGTTTAACCGCGATGGCAGCAAGGAAAAAGAGCGGCGCTATATGGTGTTCTCGCAAGCTAAGCATCAATCGCTGGTGTTGATGCAAAGTCCGGCCGAAGCCGGTCAAAAGGTCTTGATGCTGGGTGATGATTTCTGGATGTTGCTGCCAGGCAGTCAGCGCCCCTTGCGCATCACACCTATGCAGAAATTGCTGGGTGACGCCTCTATCGGTGATATCGCCACCATGAGTTGGGCACAGGACTATGAGGGGCGGTTGATAGCTGAAGAAGCTTGCGAGGCGCAGATTTGCCTGCACCTTAGTCTGGCCGCCAGCAGGAAGGGCAGTGCCTATCAGCGCATAGAGTTGTGGCTGGGGAAAAAACGCCATGAACCTATCAAGGCGGAGCTGTATGTGCAGTCGGACAAGCTCGCCAAGCGGGCCAGTTTTATCATGGATAAAGCCGCGGTGCCTACTTTGGTGACCGAGATGGTATTGCTGGATCAACTAAGTAGTCATAAGGAAACGCGCGTGCACTATCTGAGTCGCAAGCCGCGCACGGTACCCGAACAATGGCTAAATCCCATGTTTCTCGCTAAAAATCCGGCACTGGAGTAG
- a CDS encoding MgtC/SapB family protein, translating into MLTFSAYVANFWSNTELNANVIIFMNLTGAMLLGFVVGYERSYHGRAAGMRTYGLVCMASAALVVITGYPDFWFGGRAAFPVSLDPSRTIQGIVTGIGFLGAGVIMKEGFSISGLTTAASLWASSAIGILVGVGFYAAAILLAFLSAACMIWVVKLESWLPSRQAVAIVMQFRVGFVAREEAIRALALARGYEIATGTICIGAKDGKTEWRFVAVAINRKLATSLSVMSMELGNFEGIESYQLAHARN; encoded by the coding sequence ATGTTGACATTTTCCGCTTATGTCGCCAACTTTTGGTCAAATACCGAGCTCAATGCCAACGTCATCATCTTCATGAATCTGACTGGCGCCATGTTGCTCGGTTTTGTGGTGGGCTATGAACGTTCGTATCACGGTCGTGCCGCAGGGATGCGTACCTATGGCCTGGTTTGCATGGCGTCTGCCGCACTCGTGGTGATTACCGGATATCCGGATTTTTGGTTTGGCGGACGCGCGGCATTCCCCGTCAGCCTTGACCCTTCCCGTACTATCCAGGGCATCGTTACCGGTATCGGTTTTCTTGGTGCCGGCGTCATCATGAAGGAGGGTTTCAGTATTAGCGGACTGACGACCGCAGCGTCCTTATGGGCCTCTTCTGCGATCGGGATTTTGGTTGGCGTAGGATTTTATGCCGCCGCGATTTTGCTGGCATTTTTATCTGCCGCCTGCATGATCTGGGTAGTGAAACTTGAATCCTGGCTACCATCAAGGCAAGCCGTGGCGATCGTGATGCAATTTCGCGTGGGTTTCGTCGCCAGGGAAGAGGCGATCCGCGCGCTGGCACTAGCCCGTGGCTATGAAATTGCCACTGGCACTATTTGCATAGGGGCAAAAGACGGGAAAACAGAGTGGCGGTTTGTGGCGGTCGCGATCAATCGTAAGCTCGCCACCTCTTTGAGCGTGATGTCTATGGAATTGGGAAACTTCGAAGGAATAGAATCCTACCAGTTGGCGCACGCGAGAAATTAA
- a CDS encoding histidine kinase — MKTFATTVLTAGTLLFTLPAFAAAERGSEAEAQDMVKKAVALVKSAGPEKAYKVFTEHPDGAFKDRDLYVFAYDFDGNCLAQGANPKMIGKNLIAIKDSDGNAFIKGMIDMVKASSKGSYGPYKFTNPNSQGYELKKSYCERGAGDTMICVGTYFVK, encoded by the coding sequence ATGAAGACGTTTGCAACTACAGTCCTAACTGCCGGCACCCTACTGTTTACCCTGCCCGCTTTTGCCGCAGCTGAACGCGGAAGCGAGGCCGAAGCCCAGGATATGGTCAAGAAGGCGGTAGCATTAGTTAAATCAGCCGGTCCGGAAAAGGCCTACAAGGTTTTCACTGAGCACCCGGATGGCGCATTTAAGGACAGAGATTTGTATGTATTTGCCTATGATTTCGACGGCAACTGCCTGGCGCAAGGGGCCAATCCGAAAATGATAGGCAAGAACCTCATTGCTATCAAGGATAGTGACGGCAATGCCTTTATCAAAGGCATGATAGATATGGTCAAGGCCTCGTCAAAAGGAAGCTACGGTCCGTATAAATTTACGAACCCGAATAGCCAGGGCTATGAATTGAAAAAATCTTACTGTGAACGTGGCGCTGGTGACACCATGATTTGCGTCGGCACTTATTTCGTCAAATAA
- a CDS encoding ABC transporter permease, translated as MKASFLELTWVRFAFYNALRNRRRSMVTILVAALGTAAILLAGGFAYSSYEGLAQAAARSSGHLIVGLPAHFVSDEDVPLQHGIANAAQLQATILADPAVRYVLPRVDFTGLISNGDKSTIMMAVGIDPDAEFAVKGPFLSVKEGAILESNASQAEIVLGDALARSLKAKTGSNLTLMTSTTDGALNAIDVIVKGVVSTGIPDMDKRLVYTDIKTAQKLLNSNKVSSLGVFLNAMEATAGAQQRLAAVLPAMTVQSWLDQAFFYKSVRDLYDRIFGALGLIISVIVVFVVANAMAMAIIERTREIGSLRAMGTLPGQLIRSFSFEGMFLGGGGALAGALLALTVALLLTVFPVQMPPPPGRSTGYPLMVSIDASLYLGTIFMMIFLSMLSAAWIARRTMRQPIVEALAHT; from the coding sequence ATGAAAGCGAGCTTCTTGGAACTTACCTGGGTGCGCTTTGCCTTTTACAACGCCTTGCGTAACCGCCGCCGTTCTATGGTGACGATACTGGTCGCCGCCTTGGGCACTGCCGCCATCTTGCTGGCGGGCGGGTTTGCCTATTCGTCGTATGAAGGCTTGGCGCAGGCCGCGGCACGCAGTTCCGGGCACCTGATCGTCGGCTTGCCGGCCCATTTTGTCAGTGATGAAGATGTCCCCTTGCAGCATGGGATAGCAAACGCCGCGCAATTGCAGGCCACGATCCTAGCCGACCCGGCGGTGCGCTATGTGTTGCCCAGAGTCGACTTTACCGGCTTGATCAGTAACGGCGATAAATCGACCATCATGATGGCGGTAGGGATAGATCCGGATGCTGAGTTTGCGGTGAAGGGGCCGTTTTTGAGCGTCAAAGAGGGCGCGATATTAGAGAGTAATGCGAGTCAGGCCGAAATCGTTTTAGGCGATGCGCTGGCGCGCAGCTTAAAGGCGAAAACCGGCAGCAATCTGACCTTGATGACCAGCACTACCGATGGCGCCTTAAACGCGATTGACGTCATCGTCAAAGGCGTGGTGTCTACCGGCATTCCGGATATGGACAAACGTCTGGTGTATACCGATATCAAGACCGCGCAAAAGCTCTTGAACAGTAACAAGGTATCGAGCCTGGGCGTATTTCTGAATGCCATGGAAGCGACTGCTGGCGCGCAACAGCGACTGGCTGCGGTTTTGCCGGCGATGACGGTGCAAAGCTGGCTGGATCAGGCATTTTTCTATAAATCGGTAAGGGATTTGTACGACCGTATCTTCGGTGCGCTCGGTCTGATCATCAGCGTGATCGTGGTGTTCGTGGTGGCTAATGCGATGGCGATGGCGATTATCGAACGCACCCGCGAAATCGGTAGCCTGCGTGCCATGGGGACTTTGCCGGGGCAACTGATCCGTAGTTTTTCTTTCGAAGGCATGTTTTTGGGTGGTGGCGGCGCCTTGGCGGGAGCCTTGCTGGCTCTCACCGTGGCCTTGTTGTTGACGGTGTTTCCGGTGCAGATGCCACCGCCGCCAGGGCGCTCTACCGGTTACCCGCTGATGGTGAGTATCGATGCAAGCCTGTATCTGGGCACCATTTTTATGATGATCTTCTTGTCTATGCTGTCGGCGGCATGGATAGCGCGCAGAACCATGCGTCAGCCTATCGTCGAAGCCCTGGCACATACCTGA